A part of Neoarius graeffei isolate fNeoGra1 chromosome 22, fNeoGra1.pri, whole genome shotgun sequence genomic DNA contains:
- the si:ch73-130a3.4 gene encoding THAP domain-containing protein 6, which translates to MPGWCSAYSCSNERTVSNRSRGITFHKFPKDKDLRKKWEVALRREGFTASDQSIVCSQHFKQADFDQTGQIVRLCHGAIPSLFSFPVHLQKLVKGRATSTARRAEESLYVASEDSPEMATSHPQPQPNDDHSYSLPASTPALKTKFNEALARVESLEQERKNAISREKRAKMTVKSLLGDLREKNLINEELSEKLSFYSGGCAQWMPSLA; encoded by the exons atgccaggctggtgctcagcgtactcctgctcaaacgagcgaaccgtttcaaacagaagcagggggattacttttcacaa GTTTCCCAAGGACAAAGACTTGAGGAAGAAGTGGGAAGTGGCTTTGAGGAGAGAAGGATTTACTGCAAGTGACCAGTCAATAGTCTGCAGTCAACATTTTAAGCAGGCTGATTTTGATCAGACGGGTCAAATTGTCCGACTATGTCATGGAGCTATTCCATCCCTTTTCAGCTTCCCGGTTCACCTCCAAAAA TTGGTGAAGGGCAGGGCTACATCTACCGCCAGAAGAGCTGAAGAAAGCCTGTATGTGGCCTCTGAAGATTCCCCAGAAATGGCAACCTCACACCCACAACCTCAGCCTAATGAT GACCATAGCTATTCCTTGCCTGCGTCTACTCCTGCTCTTAAGACCAAATTCAATGAAGCCTTGGCAAGAGTAGAAAGTCTGGAGCAAGAGCGAAAGAATGCCATCTCCAGAGAAAAGAGGGCAAAGATGACAGTGAAGAGTCTTTTGGGGGATTTGAGGGAAAAGAACCTCATTAATGAAGAGCTCAGTGAGAAGCTTTCATTCTACTCGG GTGGTTGCGCTCAGTGGATGCCAAGCCTGGCCTGA